In one Cryptococcus deuterogattii R265 chromosome 9, complete sequence genomic region, the following are encoded:
- a CDS encoding mitotic spindle assembly checkpoint protein MAD1 has protein sequence MPVTPAPTLGKRSSADADLHTPSSRKHLSTLTSTVTSLERTNHTLQQRESRLAAQVEEQRLEIERLKNERYELFEAKMEERRKGEQAEQLWAEDRLVLTGEVALLRERNLALTNNLEELRSQHTVLSTRHANLAQTSENEISLLQARTAELERERNSLKAWENKAKSLSIELEEERARRVTEDGDRKTDDALQKEVKRQSANLAAVWRENEALKSEVHTLRHEKKSIDGVERAAKEVERALHEEIRVLQEQLERARRDMDSLTQTLPDPASTEPSEIATLRTRLSTLSTLHSQTTTSLAQRESTIRDLRARLADLAASSKDAVGEISQRATEAERELRWAKEGRESAERRERLVRKELEAVRRQLAAAPGSFAGSNDPERVKELESLVQSYKTTLEEIHRDSRDAEERIAKGMGLVKSQDLDKAQEKISQLEEEIAGLSSSVSDLTSSNTALTAEVTNLMQRVASGEFNPAYERCLELRNNPARKIWGIRKQELEDLKAENGELLERLAELDGLLAESQAGAGASTGGAAAATREGMVPRSSYDRLKTEKEELEKAHAKRLQRLKEIFTHKSKEFLEAVYSLLGWRIKFDESGSDIRLTSMYAPKGKNGLTIKFTSSEGHFGTMQMSGMMARSLEESRQFWVVERQSVPGFLAQVTTEMFEKTTIGRAAGYVGLG, from the exons ATGCCAGTAACCCCAGCTCCCACACTTGGGAAGCGGTCATCAGCAGACGCTGACCTTCATACCCCGTCTTCCCGCAAACATCTATCGACCCTCACCTCCACTGTCACCTCTCTCGAACGGACAAACCATACCCTTCAACAACGCGAATCTCGCCTAGCCGCTCAAGTCGAAGAACAGAGGCTGGAGATCGAGCGTCTCAAGAATGAAAGATATGAGCTGTTTGAAGCtaagatggaggagagacgTAAAGGGGAACAGGCGGAGCAGCTGTGGGCCGAAGACAGACTTGTTTTGACCGGAGAAGTGGCTCTACTCAGGGAAAGGAACCTTGCGTTAACCAACAACCTGGAAGAGCTTCGCTCACAGCACACAGTTTTGTCAACCAGGCATGCAAATCTGGCGCAGACAAGCGAGAATGAAATCAGTCTTCTGCAGGCCAGAACAGCCGAACTTGAGAGGGAACGCAATAGCTTGAAAGCATGGGAAAACAAGGCGAAGAGCCTGAGCAtagagttggaagaggaaagagctAGAAGAGTAACTGAAGACGGCGACAGAAAAACGGATGACGCGTTGCAGAAGGAAGTCAAGC GACAATCGGCCAATCTTGCGGCCGTTTGGCGAGAGAATGAAGCTCTGAAATCTGAAGTGCACACTCTCCGACAcgaaaagaagagtatAGATGGTGTTGAGCGGGCCGCcaaagaagttgagagagCTTTGCATGAGGAAATTCGGGTACTGCAAGAGCAGCTTGAACGCGCAAGGCGAGATATGGA CTCTCTCACGCAAACTCTTCCTGATCCTGCCTCTACCGAACCATCCGAGATAGCCACCCTTCGCACTCGCctttccaccctctccaccctccacTCTCAAACAACAACCTCTCTCGCCCAGCGTGAATCCACCATCCGCGACCTGCGTGCCCGTCTTGCTGACCTTGCAGCGAGCTCGAAAGATGCCGTAGGCGAAATAAGCCAACGTGCTACAGAGGCCGAGAGGGAATTGAGGTGGGccaaggaagggagagaaagcGCAGAGCGAAGGGAGAGATTGGTTAGGAAAGAGCTTGAGGCGGTAAGGCGGCAGCTTGCGGCAGCACCTGGGTCGTTTGCGGGATCGAATGATCCGGAAAGGGTAAAGGAACTGGAAAGTTTGGTACAGTCGTACAAAACCACGTTGGAGGAGATACATCGTGATTCTCGCGATGCGGAAGAGCGGATTGCCAAAGGTATGGGGCTCGTTAAATCCCAGGATCTTGACAAGGCTCAAGAAAAAATCTCTCAACTGGAAGAGG AGATTGCAGGCCTTTCATCTTCAGTTTCCGATTTGACATCCTCAAACACCGCCCTCACCGCTGAAGTCACCAACCTCATGCAACGAGTCGCTTCTGGAGAATTCAACCCTGCCTATGAACGATGTCTGGAACTTCGTAACAATCCTGCACGGAAAATATGGGGCATAAGGAAGCAAGAGCTAGAGGATCTGAAAGCCGAGAATGGAGAGTTATTAGAGAGGTTGGCAGAGCTGGACGGGTTATTAGCCGAGTCTCAGGCGGGTGCTGGTGCTAGCACGGGAGGCGCAGCGGCTGCGACCCGTGAAGGAATGGTACCGAGGAGCAGTTATGATAGGCTGAAGacagaaaaggaagagctcGAAAAAGCCCATGCTAAACGTCTTCAACGCCTCAAAGAG ATCTTTACACACAAGTCTAAAGAGTTTCTCGAAGCAGTCTACTCCCTTCTCGGTTGGCGAATCAAATTCGACGAATCCGGCTCCGACATCCGTCTCACAAGCATGTACGCACCCAAGGGCAAGAATGGTCTCACCATCAAATTCACAAGTTCCGAAGGGCATTTTGGTACAATGCAGATGAGCGggatgatggcaaggagTTTGGAGGAGAGCAGGCAGTTTTGGGTGGTGGAAAGGCAGAGTGTTCCTGGGTTTTTGGCACAAGTGACTACGGAAATGTTTGAGAAAACTACA ATTGGACGAGCAGCTGGGTACGTCGGGCTTGGATGA
- a CDS encoding histone H3 — MARTKQTARKSTGGKAPRKQLATKAARKQAPSQVSGGVKKPHRYRPGTVALREIRRYQKSTELLIRKLPFQRLVREIAQDFKTDLRFQSSAIGALQEASEAYLVSLFEDTNLAAIHAKRVTIQPKDLQLARRLRGERS, encoded by the exons ATGG CCCGAACTAAG CAAACCGCTCGAAAGTCTACTGGTGGTAAGGCCCCCAGGAAGCAGC TCGCTACCAAGGCCGCCCGAAAGCAGGCCCCTTCCCAGGTCTCTGGTGGTGTCAAGAAGCCCCACAGGTACAGGCCCGGTACTGTTGCTCTCCGAGAAATTCGACGATACCAGAA GTCTACCGAGCTTTTGATCAGGAAGTTGCCTTTCCAGCGACTCGTTCGTGAAATTGCTCAGGACTTCAAGACCGACCTCCGTTTCCAGTCTTCTGCCATCGGCGCCCTTCAGGAGGCTTCCGAGGCTTATCTCGTTTCTCTCTTTGAGGACA CCAACTTGGCCGCTATCCACGCCAAGCGAGTCACTATCCAGCCCAAGGACCTCCAGCTCGCCCGTCGTCTCCGAGGCGAGAGGTCTTAA
- a CDS encoding peptidyl-prolyl cis-trans isomerase H, whose amino-acid sequence MSSLDPPAGHTRPIVFFDISIGDTPAGRIKMELFDDITPKTAENFRQLCTGEHRINSVPQGYKKAIFHRVIPQFMVQGGDFVRGDGTGSFSIYGAQFEDENFKVKHTGPGLLSMANSGPNTNGCQFFITTAPAEFLDGKHCVFGRVIDGLLTVRKIENVPTGANNRPKLQVRIAECGEM is encoded by the exons ATGTCCTCACTTGACCCTCCAGCAGGCCACACGAGGCCtatcgtcttcttcgacatctCCATCGGAGACACTCCCGCCGGCCGTATCAAGATGG AATTGTTTGATGACATTACCCCCAA GACAGCAGAGAACTTTAGACAGTTATGTACAGGCGAGCACCG AATCAACTCTGTGCCTCAAGGTTATAAGAAGGCTATTTTCCACAG AGT AATCCCACAGTTCATGGTCCAGGGCGGAGACTTTGTCAGAGGGGATGGTACCGGCTCTTTCTCAATCTATGGTGCACagtttgaagatgagaacTTTAAAGTGAAGCATACAGGACCTGGGTTGTTGAGTATG GCGAATTCCGGACCGAACACCAACGGATGCCAG ttcttcatcactaCCGCCCCTGCCGAATTCCTTGATGGGAAGCATTGCGTCTTTGGTCGAGTCATTGATGGTTTATTGACCGTCCGAAAAATTGAAAATGTTCCCACTGGTGCGAACAACAG ACCGAAATTACAAGTCAGGATAGCAGAGTGTGGGGAGATGTAA
- a CDS encoding deoxyhypusine synthase — translation MSVDPHQNVIFPSEEIPKDAVDVKGPDFNKPIDLEALLKSYETIGFQATGLARAIQVVDEMRKRRTNPHEPLTLFIGYTSNLISSGLREILKFLAQHKLVDCFVTTAGGVEEDFIKCLGKTILGDFHLDGAGLRKKGLNRIGNLLVPNSNYCAFEDWVVPILDKMVEEQEEQGVKWSPSSVIRRLGKEIDNEDSVYYWCYKNDIPVFCPALTDGSLGDMLYFHTYKSSPLQLSIDIVADIRRLNDMSVKSKKAGMIILGGGVCKHQIANAMLFRNGADYAVYINTGQEYDGSDSGARPDEAVSWGKIRAGAESVKVYADATLVFPLVVAATFGKAHWAEQGEGKKAE, via the exons ATGTCCGTCGATCCGCACCAGAACGTCATTTTCCCCTCGGAAGAAATCCCAAAAGATGCTGTAGATGTCAAAGGCCCCGATTTCAACAAGCCAATCGATCTTGAGGCGTTGCTGAAGAGTTACGAGACTATCGGATTCCAGGCGACGGGTTTGGCTAGAGCTATCCAGGTGGTCGATGAAATG AGAAAACGCCGTACAAACCCGCATGAACCGCTTACCCTCTTTATTGGCTATACCTCCAATCTCATCTCATCAGGTCTCCGTGAAATCCTCAAGTTCCTCGCTCAACACAAGCTTGTGGATTGCTTTGTGACAACAGCCGGGggtgtggaggaagattttATAAAGTGTTTGGGGAAAACGATTTTGGGAGACTTTCATTTGGATGGTGCGggattgaggaagaaggg GTTGAACAGAATAGGAAATTTGCTCGTTCCCAACTCCAATTACTGTGCATTTGAAGACTGGGTTGTGCCCATCTTGGACAAGATGGTagaggaacaggaagaacaaggggTCAAGTGGAGTCCTAGCTCTGTCATTCGTCGACTGGGCAAGGAGATCGATAACGAGGATAGTGTTTACTACTGGTGCTACAAG AACGATATTCCGGTTTTCTGTCCGGCTCTTACAGACGGTTCTTTAGGCGATATGCTCTACTTCCACACCTACAAAtcgtctcctcttcaactgAGCATCGACATTGTGGCCGATATCAGACGGCTGAACGATATGAGTGTCAAGTCAAAAAAGGCTGGTATGATCATCCTTGGTGGTGGTGTATGCAAGCACCAAATTGCAAATGCAATGCTGTTT AGAAATGGTGCCGATTACGCTGTGTACATCAACACCGGTCAGGAA TACGACGGCTCAGATTCTGGTGCTCGACCGGATGAAGCAGTATCATGGGGTAAGATTCGTGCTGGCGCTGAGAGTGTCAAA GTCTATGCAGATGCGACGTTAGTGTTTCCGTTGGTGGTGGCTGCGACATTTGGCAAGGCGCACTGGGCGGAGcaaggggaggggaagaaggcagagtAG
- a CDS encoding homocysteine S-methyltransferase has protein sequence MSSNILVLDGGMGTTLESLGADISSPLWGSEALRTNPDVIRKVHEGYVQAGADLVETATYQLTPQNLCDHLHCSREEAERILCSGVKLVASSIASCSSRNQGLNDKDKGNNGSKVVLSFGPYGSTLQPGQEYGGIYPPPYGPSTSTNAFPLDYNDKEEEAIQALAYHHLDKLEAINHDEAAWREVEWIAFETIPVLHEVRGIRRAMGIMRRKLSALYTGEDNGSLWWDKKFWITSPFPMGKHPQLLPDGSHASIPQVIDALFSGPDPIPNGIGINCANPSYLRSLTSLFTSHLPFEFFGKVEMVIYPDGGQVYDTTTRTWVLAPQSPENSEKWAEVVGGMAKGLRVAERDKKRVWKGVIVGGCCKSSFDEIRALRRFVDSQQ, from the exons ATGTCTTCCAATATACTAGTCCTCGACGGTGGCATG GGAACGACCCTCGAGTCTCTGGGTGCCGatatctcctctcctctttggGGATCCGAAGCACTTAGGACTAATCCGGATGTTATTCGTAAAGTACATGAGGGATATGTCCAGGCGGGTGCTGATTTGGTGGAGACTGCAAC ATACCAGCTCACACCTCAAAACTTATGTGATCATCTCCATTGCTCcagggaagaggctgaACGTATCCTCTGTTCAGGAGTCAAATTAGTCGCATCTAGTAtcgcttcttgctcttctcgcAACCAAGGACTCAACGACAAGGATAAAGGCAATAACGGAAGCAAAGTCGTCCTCTCCTTTGGACCTTACGGCTCAACGCTCCAACCTGGGCAGGAGTACGGTGGTATTTATCCCCCTCCCTATGGGCCTTCAACATCTACCAACGCTTTCCCTCTCGACTATAAtgataaggaagaagaagctatCCAAGCATTGGCGTATCATCACTTGGATAAGCTCGAGGCGATCAATCACGATGAGGCAGCATGGCGGGAGGTGGAGTGGATAGCATTTGAGACGATACCTGTTTTACATGAAGTCCGAGGTATCAGACGGGCAATGGGGATAATGAGAAGAAAACTTTCTGCCCTCTATACTGGTGAGGATAATGGTAGCTTATGGTGGGATAAGAAGTTTTGGATAACCAGTCCTTTCCCAATGGGGAAACACCCCCAACTCCTTCCTGATGGCTCACACGCTTCCATCCCACAGGTGATCGATGCCCTCTTTTCAGGGCCGGATCCCATCCCCAACGGGATCGGCATTAACTGTGCCAACCCCTCCTATCTTCGCTCCCTCACCTCATTATTtacttcccatcttccttttgaGTTTTTTGGTAAAGTGGAAATGGTGATATACCCTGATGGTGGGCAGGTGTACGATACCACTACCAGGACATGGGTTCTAGCTCCTCAGAGTCCGGAAAATTCCGAGAAATGGGCAGAAGTCGTTGGTGGTATGGCGAAAGGACTAAGGGTGGCAGAAAGAGATAAGAAGAGGGTCTGGAAGGGAGTTATCGTAGGTGGGTGTTGTAAATCGTCTTTCGACGAGATTCGCGCATTGAGAAGGTTTGTAGATAGTCAACAGTGA
- a CDS encoding ran-binding protein 3, whose translation MQPNTSTADQQHTAKQDSASLKRVREGSLEPIHAESAAALATKKNRVASVPSAKGGAATAEELTEQEGEGDPAVVVVAETDADTAEQNVGEVRKQVEKMSYEEGQSKSEGDINNDNNNNNSDKGDESWEKIEKEEAESVKGDGLKRKALDRNDTSFNTVEQDVATKRQKDTPSPTGEEPVQPAQPPKKPQASFSAFASSASPFASLKTASPAPALQGAAPAPAHRDDTPAIAPPVSAPREEKKQATFGDFAKSSPFTSGKSTPSLTTPAEDEPGSSTTSTSTAPAPAPASKPQATFSSFSSSSSSSPFTSSASKPKPKPKPSPSPFPFASASAPIKGSAFGTYSNNATAFGSGVAAAAVGVSNEEVNAEQQGNKRASFGDILKESRGDVEVEKEGKVAMHEQDVTTGEEDEDTVFQARSKLFVNEKGWKERGVGLLKLNVQRSDGSGARLVMRADGVLRLLLNSKLYKGLNPTVEGKTVLMTLPNVGEKEMAIICLRMSNAKVAEELADYIHEHIPLDSANASKSPQPDV comes from the exons ATGCAGCCAAACACAAGCACCGCAGACCAGCAGCACACGGCCAAACAGG ACTCTGCATCGCTCAAGCGGGTTCGCGAAGGCTCACTC GAACCCATCCACGCAGAGTCTGCCGCAGCGCTCGCTACAAAGAAAAACCGTGTCGCCTCTGTTCCCTCCGCCAAGGGAGGAGCCGCTACCGCTGAAGAGCTCACAGagcaagagggagagggtgaTCCcgcggtggtggtggtggccGAGACAGACGCTGATACTGCCGAGCAAAATGTGGGCGAGGTGAGGAAacaggtggagaagatgagttaTGAAGAGGGACAATCAAAGTCTGAAGGCGACATCAATAacgacaacaacaacaacaacagtgACAAGGGGGACGAGAGTTGGGAAAAGattgaaaaggaggaagctgaGAGTGTCAAGGGTGATGGGCTGAAGCGAAAAGCGTTGGATAGGAATGATACATCGTTCAACACTGTAGAGCAGGATGTCGCTACCAAGCGACAGAAAGATACACCTTCT CCTACTGGAGAAGAACCTGTACAACCGGCACAACCGCCCAAAAAACCCCAAGCCAGCTTTTCCGCATTCGcatcctctgcctctccGTTCGCTTCCCTCAAAACCGCCTCCCCTGCGCCAGCCTTGCAAGGTGCCGCTCCAGCCCCGGCTCATCGTGACGATACCCCTGCCATCGCTCCCCCTGTGTCTGCCCCtcgagaggagaagaagcaagcaACGTTTGGCGATTTCGCCAAAAGCTCACCTTTTACATCTGGGAAATCTACACCCAGTCTTACCACCCCTGCCGAAGACGAACCTGGatcttccaccacctctaCTTCTACTGCCCCTGCCCCTGCCCCAGCTTCAAAGCCCCAAGCAAcattttcatccttctcctcctcctcctcctcgtccccattcacatcctccgcctccaaacccaaacccaaacccaaacccTCACCGtccccattcccattcgCTTCCGCCTCAGCACCCATCAAAGGTTCCGCATTCGGTACGTACTCGAATAACGCTACAGCATTTGGATCGGGCgtggcggcggcggcggtggggGTTAGTAATGAAGAGGTAAATGCCGAGCAGCAAGGGAACAAGAGAGCGAGTTTTGGAGATATTTTGAAAGAGTCCAGGGGGGATGTAGAGGTTGAAAAAGAGGGCAAAGTGGCTATGCATGAGCAAGACG tGACgacaggagaagaagatgaggatacAGTTTTCCAAGCACGGTCAAAGCTGTTTGTCAACGaaaagggatggaaagaacGGGGAGTAGGGCTTTTGAAGCTCAATGTGCAAAGGAGTGACGGATCAGGAGCTCGTCTCG TGATGCGCGCCGACGGAGTTCTCAGGCTGCTTCTTAATTCAAAACTTTACAAGGGTTTAAACCCTACTGTCGAAGGAAAGACGGTACTAATGACACTTCCGAATGTCGGCGAAAAGGAAATGGCCATCATTTGTCTCCGA ATGTCAAATGCAAAAGTCGCAGAAGAGCTCGCAGACTATATTCACGAACATATCCCCCTCGATAGCGCCAACGCATCAAAGTCACCGCAACCCGACGTCtga
- a CDS encoding PAB-dependent poly(A)-specific ribonuclease subunit PAN3 — translation MLPPPKSAAVQIVRPPSPSSEKAKEKEKKPSPEKRDTPQRICRNVMIYGYCKYQDQGCIYYHPPAGVDSSTSQNNSPATQAPTLSASTPLIGTPAREKPTLSIEHLAAPVFVPKGLDSSPRVTTPNVPSPSAPTPPVWPSLPSTGLLPRQYPQVSTQPSHAQLSATASPMAYDDPSHIALSAAHTQAQAQALTHGMLDPHAHAPPVDQSMYLPPRQPLDYNLYAAPLPSIGGNPLYPTHPHAFFVSDDLRRTIQAKQEAVYVGANGASAPGLPQELGVYHSLVPLPLPPATAQRLPTQSQPSKVYGLPSPVYRATSEVDGNTYCLRRVEGFKLVNQLAFASMDTWRRMRHPNIVGLKEAFTTKTFGDNSLIMVYDYHPLSETLYDEYISPNPPEPSAFALANRPPKRRSSPSERVLWSYVTQIANALKAIHSSGLAVRNLDASKILLTGKNRIRLNGCGVWDVLAFDNKTPVQAFQQEDLLSFGKLIISLTCDFFQPTLPLSLPLDHISRHYSSDLSNLILYLISKPAQGKVKSIDEVIKMMGPRILNELDAVQSYADVLENELGAEVENGRIVRLMTKLGFINERAEFELDPRWSDTGDRYILKLFRDYVFHSVGVDGKPILDLSHVLVCLNKLDAGLDERVMLVSRDDQSCLVVSYREIKHCIEAAFNELKNAGNNHRVHR, via the exons ATGCTGCCTCCGCCCAAATCAGCTGCGGTGCAGATCGTCCGTCCGCCGTCGCCCTCCTCAGAAAAggcgaaggagaaggagaagaagcccTCGCCTGAAAAGCGCG ACACGCCCCAGAGGATATGCCGCAATGTCATGATCTATGG GTACTGCAAGTACCAGGACCAGGGT TGCATCTACTATCATCCACCT GCTGGGGTAGACTCGTCCACATCCCAGAACAACAGCCCAGCCACCCAAGCACCGACACTCTCCGCCTCCACCCCTCTCATCGGTACACCAGCCAGAGAGAAGCCGACCTTGAGCATCGAGCATCTCGCTGCTCCCGTATTCGTTCCAAAAGGTCTTGACTCCTCTCCCAGAGTAACCACTCCAAACGTACCGTCCCCCAGCGCTCCTACGCCTCCCGTCTGGCCGTCCCTTCCCTCAACAGGACTTTTACCTCGCCAGTACCCCCAGGTATCCACGCAGCCCAGCCATGCCCAGTTGAGTGCTACAGCGTCCCCGATGGCCTACGATGACCCCTCGCATATCGCGCTCTCTGCTGCCCATACCcaggctcaagctcaagcatTGACGCACGGTATGCTTGACCCTCACGCCCATGCACCTCCTGTCGACCAAAGCATGTACCTCCCACCTCGCCAACCGCTGGATTACAATCTCTACGCAGCACCCCTTCCCAGCATCGGCGGGAATCCGCTTTACCCAACCCATCCACACGCATTCTTTGTGAGCGATGATTTGAGAAGAACAATCCAGGCGAAACAGGAGGCTGTTTACGTAGGCGCGAACGGTGCTTCTGCACCCGGGCTGCCGCAAGAGCTGGGTGTATATCACTCTCTCGTTCcacttcccctcccccctGCTACCGCTCAGCGCCTCCCTACCCAATCCCAACCCTCAAAAGTATACGGCCTACCTTCCCCCGTCTATCGCGCGACTTCTGAAGTGGACGGTAATACGTATTGTttgagaagggtggaggggtTCAAGTTGGTCAACCAGCTTGCATTTGCGTCGATGGATACGTGGAGACGGATGAGGCATCCAAACATTGTTGGGCTAAAGGAAGCTTTTACAACGAAAACCTTTGGAGATAACTCGTTAATCATGGTGTATGATTACCACCCGCTCTCTGAAACTCTTTACGACGAATACATCTCACCCAACCCCCCCGAGCCATCCGCTTTCGCCCTCGCTAACCGACCTCCCAAACGACGTTCATCGCCATCCGAACGAGTTCTCTGGTCCTATGTCACCCAAATCGCTAACGCCCTCAAGGCAATTCATAGTTCAGGGCTCGCAGTGCGGAACCTCGATGCGAGCAAGATTTTGTTGACTGGGAAGAACAGGATCAGATTGAATGGTTGTGGAGTGTGGGATGTGTTGGCGTTCGATAACAAGACGCCCGTGCAGGCTTTCCAGCAGGAAGATTTGCTCTCTTTTGGGAAACTCATCATTTCCCTCACTTGCGACTTTTTCCAACCtacacttcctctttcccttccgcTCGATCACATTTCAAGACACTACTCCTCTGATCTCAGTAATCTCATATTGTACTTGATTAGCAAGCCGGCACAGGGGAAAGTCAAGAGTATCGATGAAGTTATCAAGATGATGGGACCTAGGATACTAAACGAGCTGGATGCTGTTCAGAG TTATGCGGATGTGTTGGAGAATGAGTTGGGGGCCGAAGTGGAGAATGGACGTATCGTGAGACTGATGACCAAGCTGGGTTTCATCAATGAGCGAGCAGA GTTTGAATTGGACCCACGTTGGTCTGATACGGGCGATAGATACATCCTCAAACTTTTCAGAGACTATGTCTTCCATAGTGTTGGAGTGGATGGAAAGCCAATTTTGGATCTTAGTCATGTGTTGGTTTGTTTGAACAAG TTGGATGCCGGTTTGGACGAAAGGGTTATGCTCGTCTCAAGGGATGACCAAAGTTGTCTTGTCGTTAGCTATAGAGAGATTAAGCATTGTATTGAGGCTGCTTTCAA CGAGCTGAAGAATGCAGGTAATAACCACCGAGTCCACCGATAG